Below is a genomic region from Leptodactylus fuscus isolate aLepFus1 chromosome 5 unlocalized genomic scaffold, aLepFus1.hap2 SUPER_5_unloc_1, whole genome shotgun sequence.
GGGCATCTCATAATGGACTGTTGGCATCTGAGCAGCCACTCTGCAGAGAGAGTTGTAGTCAGACTGTATCATCCCCAGTATGTAATATACAGTTAGTACATATGGATATAGGTGAGCTTACTGTTCATCATAAGGAGAATCAGAGACCTGAAGGACTGAAGCCTGGAAATCCTGAATCACCTCCTGAGGGTCAACAACAACACATGTAGTACACAACTACTACCCTAAGCATCCCACACAATACTGCATCATATACACAAATACTACCACTCTCATCATCCAACATAACTGCTACAACAACTACCCTCATCACCCTCTGACTCCTTCTCCTCATGTAACACAAGTAGCTGTGCTTCATACAAGcagactcacacacacactcagatACAATCGCACACTGATATATAGTCACACACTACACTgactatactatattacacactcacatacactcagacacagtcacacactcagatACAATCGCACACTGATATATAGTCACACACAACACTgactatactatattacacactcacatacagtcagacacagtcacacactcagatACAATCGCACACTGATATATAGTCACACACAACACTgactatactatattacacactcacatacagtcagacacagtcacacactcagatACAATCGCACACTGATATATAGTCACACTACACTgactatactatattacacactCACATACAGTCAGACACAGCCACACACTGATATATAGTCACACACTCAGATACAATCACACACGTGTACACACTATCAGCGACACTCACGTTACTCATGTAGTTTTGCCAGGACTTGGTGACAGTCGGCAGTTTCTCCTTCTTCCTCCAGTTTGGGGGGGATCCTTCCCGCACGGGTTCCTGAGCACAGAGAGGACACGGGTCAGAGTGTCGGCCATGTCTGGTACTTTACAACAGTCACCACAACCAGACTACAAAGATGCAAGGTTCATACAACTCTGCCCCATGAGTGTCCCTTTCATGGGGTGCACCGCGGCTGAATATTGGTAGGGCGAGGGGTGTTCTAGGTCCTATGTGAATAGGGTCACTCTTTGCTCTCAGTATAGAGGACACCCCCTTAATATGTGATGTCTCTGGCTCTAGATGTGGGGTTATACTTGGCACCTTCACACTTACtctgtatgtatacatgtatacagtgactgcgcCCCCTCCTGGCTGCCTGCTGATTACCTTTGAGGCGATCATGTAGGGCGGGACGATTTCTACTCCCATCTCCTGGAATAACTCCCTGCACTGCATAGTGATGAAATCTCCGGCCAGGGGCGACTTCACGATACCTGCCATAGGACAAAGGCTCCAAGTTACTGGGGTGAGAAGTGGTACACGCCCAGTATGGGGGATCAGGAGGTCACTCACCTTGCTGGAGAACATACCCATCATGCACCGGGAGGGCGGTGGTGTGTGTGGCTCCGCTATCTAATACTAAGCCTGTGGATCTGCCGTTAGCAAAGCTGCAGCGAACAAGGGGTTAAGGAAAACACAAAAACCTGCAGGACATCACCCCCAAGTATTCGGATCCCAAACCATCACCCCCGAGACGCCGTCCCTCAGACCATCACCCCCAAGTATTCGGATCCCAAACCATCACCCCCGAGACGTCGTCCCTCAGACCATCACCCCCGAGACGTCGTCCCTCAGACCATCACCCCCGAGACGTCGTCCCTCAGACCATCACCCCCGAGACGTCGTCCCTCAGACCATCACCCCCGAGACGTCGTCCCTCAGACCATCACCCCCGAGACGTCGTCCCTCAGACCATCACCCCCGAGACGTCGTCCCTCAGACCATCACCCCCGAGACGTCGTCCCTCAGACCATCACCCCCGAGACGTCGTCCCTCAGGCCATCACCCCCGAGACGTCGTCCCTCAGACCATCACCCCCGAGACGTCGTCCCTCAGACCATCACCCCCGAGACGTCGTCCCTCAGACCATCACCCCAGAGACGTCGTCCCTCAGACCATCACCCCCGAGATGTCGTCCCTCAGACCATCACCCCCGAGACGTCGTCCCTCAGACCATCAGCTCCGAGACGTTGTCCCTTAGACCATCACCTCCGAGACGTCATCCCTCAGACCATCACCCCCGAGACGTCGTCCCTCAGACCATCACCCCCGAGACGTCGTCCCTCAGACCATCACCCCCGAGACGTCATCCCTCAGACCATCACCCCCGAGACGTCGTCCCTCAGACCATCACCCCCGAGACGTCGTCCCTCAGACCATCACCCCCGAGACGTCATCCCTCAGACCATCACCCCTGAGATGTTGTCCCTCAGACCATCACCCCCGAGACGTCGTCCCTCAGACCATCACCCCAGAGACGTTGTCCCTTAGACCATCACCTCCGAGACGTCATCCCTCAGACCATCACCCCCGAGACGTCGTCCCTCAGACCATCACCCCTGAGATGTTGTCCCTCAGACCATCACCCCTGAGATGTTGTCCCTCAGACCATCACCCCCGAGACGTCGTCCCTCAGACCATCACCCCAGAGACGTCGTCCCTCAGACCATCACCCCTGAGATGTTGTCCCTCAGACCATCACCCCCGAGACGTCGTCCCTCAGACCATCACCCCCGAGACGTCATCCCTCAGACCATCACCCCTGAGATGTTGTCCCTCAGACCATCACCCCCGAGACGTCGTCCCTCAGACCATCACCCCAGAGACGTTGTCCCTCAGACCATCACCTCCGAGACGTCATCCCTCAGACCATCAGCTCCGAGACGTCATCCCTCAGACCATCACCCCCGAGACGTCGTCCCTCAGACCATCACCCCAGAGACGTTGTCCCTCAGACCATCAGCTCCGAGACGTCATCCCTCAGACCATCAGCTCCGAGACGTCGTCCCTCAGACCATCACCCCCGAGACGTCATCCCTCAGACCATCACCCCTGAGATGTTGTCCCTCAGACCATCACCCCCGAGACGTCGTCCCTCAGACCATCACCCCAGAGACGTTGTCCCTCAGACCATCACCTCCGAGACGTCATCCCTCAGACCATCACCTCCGAGACGTCGTCCCTCAGACCATCACCCCCGAGACGTCGTCCCTCAGACCATCACCCCCGAGACGTCGTCCCTCAGACCATCACCCCCGAGACGTCATCCCTCAGACCATCACCCCTGAGATGTTGTCCCTCAGACCATCACCCCCGAGACGTCGTCCCTCAGACCATCACCCCCGAGACGTCGTCCCTCAGACCATCACCCCAGAGACGTCGTCCCTCAGACCATCACCCCCGAGACGTCGTCCTTCAGACCATCACCCCCGAGACGTCGTCCCTCAGACCATCACCCCCGAGACGTCGTCCCTCAGACCATCACCCCCGAGATGTCGTCCTTCAGACCATCACCCCCGAGATGTCGTCCCTCAGACCATCACCCCCGAGACGTCGTCCCTCAGACCATCAGCTCCGAGACGTCATCCCTCAGACCATCACCCCCGAGACGTCGTCCCTCAGACCATCACCCCCGAGACGTCGTCCCTCAGACCATCACCCCCCAAGATGTCAACCCGCAAGACATCTTCCCATGGAGAGCTGTACCCTAGTCCCTCTGTCATCCTAAAAGATACGCGGTCAGTACAGCCGTCTTACACAGGAAGAAAGCCGGAATATTATAATGTTCAAACATCAGTTCTGTCAACTTCTCCCGCTTGGCCCGGGCGTTCCactgaaaaacaaaaagaataataaagccccgccccctgcagggtgatacagatAGGATATACCTATGAGACTGCCCCCCCCCCgtagggtgatacagaggaggagctattagctgccccgccccctgcagggtgatacagaggaggagctatgagcctgccccgccccctgcagggtgatacagatAGGATATACCTAtgagactgccccccccccccgtagggtgatacagaggaggagctattagctgccccgccccctgcagggtgatacagaggaggagctatgagcctgccccgccccctgcagggtgatacagaggaggagctatgaTCCTGCCCCGCCTCCTTCAGGGTGATGCAGACAGGAGGAGCTATGAACTGCCCCGCCCCTTGCAGGGTGATGCAGACAGGAGGAGCTATGAACTGCCCCACCtcctgcagggtgatacagacaggaggagctaGGAGCCTGCCCCACCCCCtacagggtgatacagacaggaggagctatgagcctgccccgccccctgcagggtgatacagaggaggagctatgaTCCTTCTTCGCCtcctgcagggtgatacagacaggagGCGCTATGAgctgccccgccccctgcagggtgatacagaggaggagctataAGCCTGCCCCACCCCCtacagggtgatacagacaggaggagctaTGACATTGCCCCGCCCACcacagggtgatacagacaggaggagctatgagcctgccccaCCCCCTACAGGTTGATAATACTCACGGGTGCTTCGGACATGAGGATGGGGTGTAGGGCGGGGTCAGACTTCAGGTGCTTGTTGAAGGTGTGGTCCAGGATGGCCTGGAAGGCGTCCCAGTCCTCAACTATAGGAGGAAAACAGGAGTGAGCAGTGATAAGGGGGACAGAGAAACACCCCAAATGTGGAGTCATAAGCTACACCCCCTAATTACCATGACCCACACTAAATCTACATAGGGTCACATTGTAGTTATCctctagtcacctccagagctgcagtcaaagACATCACACATACAGCTAAAGTCAGACTGTCCTGCTGCACTGCATTGTGGGAGGAGAAATGTCTGATGGTATCTGCAGATATCTGAGCGGTCTCCTCTGTGCTGctgatggaagaggaggaggatctgAAGGACAATGTAGTGGTGGAGGTCATAAAgaaggaggagatgatggaggaggtgatgaagaaggaggaggtgaTGAAGGTGgtgatggaggaggtgatggaggtggtgatgaagaaggaggaggtgaTGAAGAAGAGGgaggtgatggaggtggtgatGAAGAAGGAGAaggtgatggaggtggtgatggaggaggtgatggcggtggaggaggtgatggtggtggaggaggtgatggaggtggtgatgaagaaggaggaggtgatggaggtggtgatgaagaaggaggaggtgatggaggtggtgatggaggaggtgatggcggtggaggaggtgatggaggtggaggaggtgatggaggtggaggaggatatggaggaggtgatggaggtggaggaggtgatggaggtggaggaggatatggaggaggtgatggaggtggaggaggtgatggaggtggtgatgaagaaggaggaggtgatggaggtggtgatgaagaaggaggaggtgatggaggtggtgatggaggaggtgatggcggtggaggaggtgatggtggtggaggaggtgatggaggtggaggaggatatggaggaggtgatggaggtggaggaggtgatggaggtggtgatgaagaaggaggaggtgatggaggtggtgatgaagaaggaggaggtgatggaggtggtgatggaggaggtgatggcggtggaggaggtgatggaggtggaggaggtgatggaggtggaggaggatatggaggaggtgatggaggtggaggaggtgatggaggtggaggaggatatggaggaggtgatggaggtggaggaggtgatggaggtggtgatgaagaaggaggaggtgatggaggtggtgatgaagaaggaggaggtgatggaggtggtgatggaggaggtgatggcggtggaggaggtgatggaggtggaggaggtgatggaggtggaggaggatatggaggaggtgatggaggtggaggaggtgatggagaaggtgatggaggtggaggaggatatggaggaggtgatggaggtggaggaggagatggaggaggtgatggaggaggtgatggaggtggaggaggtgatggaggtggaggaggtaatggaggaggaggaggtgatggagttggaggaggtgatggaggaggtcatgaagaaggaggaggtaatggaggaggtgatgaagaaggaggaggtgatggaggtggtgatggaggaggtgatggcggtggaggaggtgatggaggtggaggaggtgatggaggtggaggaggatatggaggaggtgatggaggtggaggaggtgatggaggtggaggaggatatggaggaggtgatggaggtggaggaggtgatggaggtggtgatgaagaaggaggaggtgatggaggtggtgatgaagaaggaggaggtgatggaggtggtgatggaggaggtgatggcggtggaggaggtgatggtggtggaggaggtgatggaggtggaggaggatatggaggaggtgatggaggtggaggaggtgatggaggtggtgatgaagaaggaggaggtgatggaggtggtgatgaagaaggaggaggtgatggaggtggtgatggaggaggtgatggcggtggaggaggtgatggaggtggaggaggtgatggaggtggaggaggatatggaggaggtgatggaggtggaggaggtgatggaggtggaggaggatatggaggaggtgatggaggtggaggaggtgatggaggtggtgatgaagaaggaggaggtgatggaggtggtgatgaagaaggaggaggtgatggaggtggtgatggaggaggtgatggaggtggaggaggtgatggaggtggaggaggatatggaggaggtgatggaggtggaggaggtgatggagaaggtgatggaggtggaggaggatatggaggaggtgatggaggtggaggaggagatggaggaggtgatggaggaggtgatggaggtggaggaggtgatggaggtggaggaggtaatggaggaggaggaggtgatggagttggaggaggtgatggaggaggtcatgaagaaggaggaggtaatggaggaggtgatTGAGGAGGTCatgaagaaggaggaggtgatggaggtgatggaggaggtgatggagaaGGTGATGGaaatggaggaggtgatggaggtggaggaggtgatggaggaggtaatggaggaggtgatggaggtggaggaggtgatggaggtggaggaggtaatggaggaggtgatggaggtggaggaggaggtaatggaggaggtgatggaggtggaggaggagatggaggaggtgatggaggaggtggaggaggtgatggaggtggaggaggtaatggaggaggaggaggtgatggagttggaggaggtgatggaggaggtcatgaagaaggaggaggtaatggaggaggtgatTGAGGAGGTCatgaagaaggaggaggtgatggaggtggaggaggtgatggaggaggtgatggagaaGGTGATGGaaatggaggaggtgatggaggtggaggaggtgatggaggaggtaatggaggaggtgatggaggtggaggaggtgatggaggtggaggaggtaatggaggaggtgatggaggtggaggaggaggtaatggaggaggtgatggaggtgatggaggaggtgatggaggtggaggaggtgatggaggaggtcatggaggtggaggaggtgatggaggtggaggaggtgatggaggaggtaatggaggaggtgatggaggtggaggaggtaatggaggaggtgatgaaggaggtgatggaggtggaggaggtgatggaggtgatggaggaggtgatggaggtggaggaggtgatggaggtggaggaggtgatggaggaggtcatggaggaggtgatggaggaggTCATGAAGAAGGAGTAGGTGATGGAGGAGGTGATGAAGGAGGTCATGAAGAAGGAGGAGGTAATGAAGGAGGTCATGGAGGAGGTCatgaagaaggaggaggtgatggaggaggtcatgaagaaggaggaggttatggaggaggtgatggaggaggTCATGAAGAAGGAGGAGGTTATGGAGGAGGTGATGCAAATCTACCTCAGCTGGATCATGTGactgtggtcatgtgactatcGTTATGTCACTCAGTAGCTATTTTGTGACACTGAGTTTTATCTTGTgagtggcagccatgttttcctccACATTTCGGGGTTGTCTTCCATGTTAGGGGTGGGACTGGCTACCGATTTCATGTCTGTCCCCTGACCCTACAGATGCCCTCACCCatgggaatggaggattatgggtAATGATTGCAGTAAGGAGCAGCCGGGAAGCACAGGATGGCACATGATGGGCGGAGAGCTGGCAGACAACACACATGGCTTGGTTTGGCGTATCGGTCTCACTCATGCCGTTCTTCAGCGGTGACGTGACCTCGGTCAGCGGCCGCGGGACATGTAGACATGTTGTATCGATGTAATACACCCGGCTCAGCTTCCGATCCTTCTCCAGCTCTGAGGATAGAGACTCATCTGGAGAGAAAACCCCCAAGGTGGTCGGAAAGTCGGCCTAAACAATAAAGAAGCAGAATACATGATGGTGGTTGTTGTGTGGGGCAGGGAGACAACCTCATCTGCACCCAGTGGCCAAAACACCCCGAACCATGGGGGACACCTCACTTAGGCTGCGAAAACCATAACTATAGACGCCCAAAATTTCTTCAGTAGGTTGATACCTTGGGACAATCTTCGCCGGCATAACCAGCCCGAACTGAGTAGGATCCAATATCAAATACGAGAGCCCCGACCTCATCTacgagaagagaagaagagaaaagGAAATCGGAATAATACACTCAGCGACCAAAAATAACTCCGCCCACAAATAGAAAGATCCAATCACTGTAAACCTCGTCTTACAGTTCTGTCTCAGGCAGAGGTGTGGTCTGAACCCTGAGGGACCTAGATGGAGATCTCTAATGGTGTCTGATGCTGAAGCCTACACCCCTGAGGGACCTAGATGGAGATCTCTAATGGTGTCAGATGCTGAGGCCTACACCCCTGAGGGACCTAGATGGAGATCTCTAATGGTGTCTGATGCTGAGGTCTACACCCCTGAGGGACCTAGATGGAGATCTCTAATGGTGTCTGATGCTGAGGCCTACACCCCTGAGGGACCTAGATGGAGATCTCTAATGGTGTCTGATGCTGAGGCCTACACCCCTGAGGGACCTAGATGGAGATCTCTATTGGTGTCTGATGCTTAGGCCTACACCCCTGAGGGACCTAGATGGAGATCTCTATTGGTGTCTGATGCTTAGGCCTACACCCTTGAGGGCCTAGCTGAAGATCTCTGATGTCAAAGTCTACACTGCTGATGGACCTGGGTGGAAATCTCTAATAGATGCTGATGCCTACATTTCCTAATAAAACATGATGTTGTGGCCTACATTTCTAatcaggatgtagtgagtacaggtagcgCCGGGCATagtcagtacaggtagagcaggatgtagtaagtacaggtagagcaggatgtagtgagtacaggtagagcaggacgtagtcagtacaggtagagcaggatgtagtaagtacaggtagagcaggatgtagtgagtacaggtagagcaggatgtagtgagtacaggtagagcaggatgtagtgagtacaggtagagcaggatgtagtgagtacaagtagagcaggacgtagtcagtacaggtagagcaggatgtagtgagtacaggtagagtaggatgtagtcagtacaggtagattaggatgtagtgagtacaggtagagcaggacgtaGTCAGTACAGGTAGATTAGGATATActcagtacaggtagagcaggaaatagtgagtacaggtagagcaggatgtagtgagtacaggtagagcaggaaatagtgagtacaggtagagcaggatgtagtgagtacaggtagagcaggacgtaGTCAGTACAGGTAGATTAGGATAAActcagtacaggtagagcaggaaatagtgagtacaggtagagcaggatgtagtgagtacaggtagagtaggatgtagtgagtacaggtagagcaggacgtagtcagtacaggtagagcaggatgtagtgagtacaggtagagcaggatgtagtgagtacaggtagagcaggacgtagtcagtacaggtagagcaggatgtagtaagtacaggtagagcaggatgtagtgagtacaggtagagcaggatgtagtgagtacaggtagagcaggatgtagtgagtacaggtagagcaggatgtagtgagtacaggtagagcaggacgtagtcagtacaggtagagcaggatgtagtaagtacaggtagagcaggatgtagtgagtacaggtagagcaggatgtagtgagtacaagTAGAGCAGGACGTAGTCAGTACAGGTAGATTAGGATATActcagtacaggtagagcaggaaatagtgagtacaggtagagcaggatgtagtgagtacaggtagagtaggACGTAGTCAGTACAGGTAGATTAGGATATActcagtacaggtagagcaggaaatagtgagtacaggtagagcaggatgtagtgagtacaggtagagtaggatgtagtgagtacaggtagagtaggatgtagtgagtacaggtagagtaggATGTAGTCAGTACAGGTAGCGCCAGACGTAGTGAGTATAGGTAGAGCAggacgtagtgagtacaggtagagcaggatgtagtgagtacaggtagagtaggatgtagtcagtacaggtagagcaggacatagtcagtacaggtagagcaggacgtagtgagtacaggtagagcaggatgtagtaagtacaggtagagcaggatgtagtgagtacaggtagagcaggacgtagtgagtacaggtagagcaggatgtagtgagtacaggtagagcaggatgtagtgagtacaggtagagtaggatgtagtgagtacaggtagagcaggaaatagtgagtacaggtagagcaggatgtagtgagtacaggtagagcaggatgtagtgagtacaggtagagcaggaaatagtgagtacaggtagagcaggatgtagtgagtacaggtagagcaggatgtagtgagtacaggtagagcaggaaatagtgagtacaggtagagcaggatgtagtgagtacaggtagagcaggacgtagtgagtacaggtagagcaggatgtagtgagtacaggtagagcaggatgtagcgagta
It encodes:
- the ACTL6B gene encoding actin-like protein 6B isoform X1 — translated: MSGGVYGGDEVGALVFDIGSYSVRAGYAGEDCPKADFPTTLGVFSPDESLSSELEKDRKLSRVYYIDTTCLHVPRPLTEVTSPLKNGMIEDWDAFQAILDHTFNKHLKSDPALHPILMSEAPWNARAKREKLTELMFEHYNIPAFFLCKTAVLTAFANGRSTGLVLDSGATHTTALPVHDGYVLQQGIVKSPLAGDFITMQCRELFQEMGVEIVPPYMIASKEPVREGSPPNWRKKEKLPTVTKSWQNYMSNEVIQDFQASVLQVSDSPYDEQVAAQMPTVHYEMPNGYNTDYGAERLRIPEGLFDPSNVKGLSGNTMLGVGHVVTSSIGMCDIDIRPGLYGSVIVTGGNTLLQGFNDRLNRELSQKTPPSMRLKLIASNSSIERRFSSWIGGSILASLGTFQQMWISKQEYEEGGKQCVERKCP
- the ACTL6B gene encoding actin-like protein 6B isoform X2; translation: MSGGVYGGVEDWDAFQAILDHTFNKHLKSDPALHPILMSEAPWNARAKREKLTELMFEHYNIPAFFLCKTAVLTAFANGRSTGLVLDSGATHTTALPVHDGYVLQQGIVKSPLAGDFITMQCRELFQEMGVEIVPPYMIASKEPVREGSPPNWRKKEKLPTVTKSWQNYMSNEVIQDFQASVLQVSDSPYDEQVAAQMPTVHYEMPNGYNTDYGAERLRIPEGLFDPSNVKGLSGNTMLGVGHVVTSSIGMCDIDIRPGLYGSVIVTGGNTLLQGFNDRLNRELSQKTPPSMRLKLIASNSSIERRFSSWIGGSILASLGTFQQMWISKQEYEEGGKQCVERKCP